A single genomic interval of Malania oleifera isolate guangnan ecotype guangnan chromosome 11, ASM2987363v1, whole genome shotgun sequence harbors:
- the LOC131167608 gene encoding mitochondrial arginine transporter BAC2-like, which produces MSWGKEFVVGGFKGKAGVISDYPLDTLKIRQQHSKIDGSTLGILRKTFVAKGPTALYRGMGAPLSSVTFQIYTVLSRAFDSSVAAEELPSYKGVALGGIGIEAL; this is translated from the exons atgag TTGGGGGAAGGAGTTCGTGGTGGGAGGATTCAAGGGGAAGGCCGGCGTCATCTCCGACTACCCCCTCGACACCCTCAAAATCAGGCAACAGCATTCCAAAATCGATGGTTCTACCTTGGGCATCCTCCGCAAGACCTTCGTTGCTAAGGGACCCACTGCCCTTTACCGCGGCATGGGCGCGCCCCTCAGCTCTGTCACTTTTCAA ATCTATACAGTGCTGTCACGAGCATTTGATTCCTCCGTTGCAGCTGAAGAGCTTCCCTCTTACAAAGGAGTTGCCCTAGGGGGAATTGGAATAGAGGCCTTGTAG